Genomic segment of Flavobacteriales bacterium:
AGCTATATATTCAGGCATATTGCAAAAGAAAAGGCTTTTGACAATATGCCAAAAGCCTTTATGTAATTTATTTTGTTAAGATTTTTTTTAAAGCGAATTAACGTGCTTTGTCAAGCTGCTTTTTAAGTTGGCAACTTTGTTTTTGTGTATCACGTTGTTTTTGGCAAGTTTATCCATCATCGAAAAAGTTTCTTTCAACAACCCTTCGGCTTCAGATTTTTCGGTAGAAGTACGCACTTTTTTAATCCAAGTACGTGTGGTTTTGTGCTGATAACGGTTTCTCTCGTTTTTAACCTCGTTGCTTCTAATTCTTTTTATTGAACTTTTATGATTTGCCATATCAATTTTTAAAGGACGGCAAAAGTAATATTTTGGTTTTGAAATGCAAAAGTTGTTTTTATTTTTTTTGAGACACGAGATTGGTTAAGGATTCCTGAGCAACTACCTATCTAAAGTAACTATGCTTCTCTCTTTGCAACAATCTCCAAATTGCCTTTTACCTGTCGCACAATGCTGTTGTCGGGTATTTCGGTTTTGATGTAGCACCCGGCACCCACCGTTACGTTGTTGCCTATTTTTGCACCTGCCACTATGCTGCAATTGCCTCCAATCCATACATTGTCGCCAATAGAAACACCCATTTTGCTGGCAAACTTGGCATGATTGTGTGGCGAGTGGTTGGTAGTAGATATGATGGTATTTGGGCCAATAATTACGTTGTTTCCAATGGTTAGTCCGCCAGTGGCGTTGATGTAGTTGCCCATGCTGCCACCCGGCATCGAAATTTTACCGTTTCGTTCAATGTTTTGCCAATCAATTACTTGCGACCGAAAATCGACCGGCCACGGCACATTGCCATTTATTCTCAGAATTTTTTGAAAAAAGAAATACCGTTTGATTATTTGGAAATAATACACCTCGCCGGGATAAATGTTTTCAAACGCCGGATACCAGAGTTTTACCATCAACTTAAACAAACTGTTGTCGAGGGCGATAAATATTTTTTTTATCAATCGTATCAAGCTGTTTTTTCTTGCCATGCAAAAGTAGGAAAAAGTGGGGTGAGGGGATAATGTAGAATAGATTTCAAAATCACCAAAAACTGAGAAAAGCAAACGAGACCCTAAATTTGGTTGATATTTCGTTCACGGAAATTGGAAGAAAAAGAGTGTAAATTTGCTTGACAAAAAATAGTAATAGGTCTAATGACAGGTAAAACAGCAAAACCATTTTTAAAATGGGCAGGTGGAAAAACACAACTCATTGCAGAGATTGAAAGGTGGTTCACAAATGTTATTAATTCTTTCACGATTAAATGAACTTGAATTTCGATACCAAACTTGCCGAAAGGTTCAGAAGTAGTTCGCAAATTGCAAGAGTTTTATCAGAGAATTGGGTAAAAGATAATTCATATTGCCCATGCTGCGGTGAATTACCGTTAATTGAATTCGAGAATAATAGGCCTGTGGCCGATTTTTACTGTAAAAAATGCTCAGAAGAGTTTGAGTTGAAAAGCAAAGGTGGTAAACTGACAAAAGCAATTACAGACGGGGCTTATTCTAAAATGATTGAAAGAATCAGTTCTGAAAACAATCCTAATTTTTTCTTTTTGACTTATTCGAAAAATTGGTCTGTAAATGACTTTCTGATTATTCCAAAACAGTTTTTTACACCTGAAATCATCATCAGAAGAAAGCCATTGGCCGAAACAGCAAGAAGAGCAGGCTGGGTAGGCTGCAATATTGATATGTCAAAAATTGCAGATGCGGGTAAAGTATTTTTGGTTAAAAATGCTCGGGCAATTAATCAAGAAATTGTTAAAGAAAATTTTAATAGAACACTGTTTTTACGGGCAAAAAGTACAGATGCAAAGGGTTGGATTTTGGATATTATGAAGTGTATTGATGAAACAAAAACTGATGTTTTCAACCTTGATGAAATTTATAAGTTTGAGCAAAAACTTAAATTAAAATACCCTAACAATAATTTCATTAAAGATAAAATCAGGCAACAGCTTCAAATACTTCGTGATATAGGGGTTATTGAATTTGTTGGTCGTGGTAAATATAAAAAGATCAAGTATGGAAACATTTAAAATTGAAATTCAAGAATTCTTGTCAAGAATAGTTGAAGTGAAAGCTAAAACAAAAAACGAAGCAATTTCCTTAGTGCATGAAATGTACAGGAATGAGGAAATCGTTTTAGATGCTGGAGATTATATCGCAACAGAAATTGGAGAACATGTTTCTGAATGACCTGAAAGGAATTAAGCATAAATTACCCAATCTTAAAACCATCAACCCCAATAAAACCTAACCCCTTGCAACACAAAAATAACTGCCGCTAAGAGTGATAAGCCCACCAAAACCTGTCCCACAATCTTGGTTTTTAGTAGGTGAAAACAGTTTATAAGCATGGCTATTCGCACAATGGAACTGCATGCAGTGAAAACCAGCAAACCGCCCAATATGTTGTGAAAATAGTGGAGCGAAACATACAAGCCTACACAGCCCAATAGAGTAAACAACGAGGTGTAAACAAACTGTAGGTGTATTCTATTTTGCACCTCAAATGCCGATGCAAAGGGGCTGCTTATATACATGGCAAAGCTAAAAAGAGCCAATATCTGCACCATAGGGCCGGCATCCTGCCATGTTTCACCGAGCAGAAAGGGCGTTAAAACATCGCCCCAAACCACCAACACTGCCACAGGAATGATGGCCAAAAAAAACTGAAACCGCAAAATGTTGGTGGCCAATTTTTGGGTTTCTGCCACGTTGTTTTTTAGTCGAGCCAACTGCTCATATAGCACCTGGCTTATGGCAAAACTCACCGCTGTGAGCGGTAGGTAGGTCAGTTTGAGTGCATTGCCATACAGTCCGTTGGTTTCGCGGTCGAAAAACATTAGAATAATAAAAACTGGAAGTTGAGTGCCCAAAACATTAATTAATGCAGAGGGTGTGAGCCAAATGGCAAAACTTTTGTATTGTTTGGCCAACTGCCGAAATGGGGCAACATGAGGCTTGAGGAACAGTGCGAAGTTTTTGGGTAGATAGGCCACAAAACTGATGATTTGACCCAGTATATGGCCAAGTATTAAACCGTTGTTTTTGTTGGCAAACAAAAAACCGTGAAAAAGTTGGTAGGCCGATTTGGATGAAAAATTGAGTAAACGGTTCGAGCTTATTTTGGTGTAACGTTTTTCTCGATTCCACCAGATATTAAAAATATCAAAACCTGCCGTAAAATAGATGGCAGGAGGTGTAAGGTAAAACCAAAAAGGAACGGATGAAAAGCCCATGAAAGAGGCAAATGCACCACCAAAAAGGAAAAGAAACAGGTAGAATAAGCACACAAAAAGGAGGTTGATGAAAAGTGAAAGGCTTATCAAATTTTGAGCCTTTTCATCATTGGATTCTACCATGGTGGCGTGTTCAAATTTGAGTGTGCAAAACGCAACACAAACAGAAATGATAGAAGTGAAAACGGTAAGGTCTCCGTGTTGTTCTTTGCTAAAAAGTCGGGCTAAAAGTGGTGTAATCAACAACAGGTTAAGCACTTGCACAATGGCAGCACTGCCAAAAAGTTTTCCGGCATTTTTTAAAAAATCTGTTTTTATAAAGTTGAAAACCGACACCGGACGAAGGTCGGGTTTATTTTTGAAATTGTATGAAGGGTAATAAATTATCATGTTTTTGGCAGCACTGCGAGGCAAGTTAGGCAAAGAAAAAGGGGGTTGAATGACGAAATCACAATACATTTGCACTCGAATTTGCAAATGAAAAACGGCGATTTAGGACACACCATTTACCATTTTTTTATCCGTCAGGGATTTTCTGAAAATGCGGCACAAAATCTTAATTTGTGGGTGTTGCTCATAATTACGGTTGTTTTTATCATCCTTTCTGATTATGTTTTTAGAAAGTTGTTTGTGGCCGTTTTTCATCGGTTTGCGGCAAAAACCAAAACCGAGTTGGATGATTTTATGGTGGCCAACAAGGTACCACATCAGTTGGCTCACATACTGCCTTTGGTTATTGCCTTTAAAGTAGCCCCTTTGGTGTTTTCCGATTTTGAACCCTACCGAGCCTTTGCCGACAAGGCTTTGCACATTTCGGTGGTGGTGGTTATTCTGCTTTTGGTTAGAAGTTTTTTTAGAACGTTTCGAGATTATTTCAAAACGCTCGACAATTTAAAAGATAAACCCATTGATAGCTACATACAAGTAATAATGATGGTGGCATGGATTATGGGTATTCTTACCATTTTTGCCATTGTCACGGGCATTTCGTTTTTTAAATTTATTACCACGTTAGGGGCGGCATCCGCAATCATCGTACTCATTTTTAAAGACACCATTTTGGGTTTTGTGGCCAGCATACAGGTGTCTATCAACGATATGGTGCATATTGGCGATTGGGTAACTTTTGAAAAATTTGGGGCAGACGGCGATGTGATAGAAATAAATCTTGCAACAGTAAAGGTGCAGAACTTTGATAAAACCATAACCACCATACCCACATATTCCCTCATTGCCGACTCTTTTAGAAACTGGCGGGGCATGATGGAGGCCGATGGAAGAAGGATAAAACGGGCAATAAAACTTCGGCAAAACAGCGTTCACTTTTTAACGCCTAAGGAGGTAAATAAACTAAAGAGAATAGACTTAATAGCTGAGTATCTAACTCATCGTCAAGACGAAATAAATCATTTTAATGAGAAAAACGAAATTGATAAATCGGAAATAATAAATGGTAGAAACCTGACCAATTTGGGGGTTTTTAGGAAATATGTAGAAAATTACATTCGGCATCATTCGGCTATAAATAAGGAAATGACCATAATGGTTAGGCATTTAGAACCCACATTAGAGGGAATTCCGGTTGAGATTTATGCGTTTAGCAAAGACAAGCGTTGGGAAAATTATGAACACATTATGGCCGATATTTTCGACCACATCATTGCGGCAGTACCCATTTTTGGCTTAGAATTGTTTGAGTTGAACAGCCGAACGAATTAACCCATTGCGAAATTCTAAAAATTACGGTTTATAGCCCGACAATCTCAAAATCTTGTCGCTGTCGGTTTCATTCATCAAATCCAACAAGGTAATTTTTGGGTTTTTATCCATGTATTTCCGCACAATTTGCCACCCCGACCATGTAGCAATTCTGGCAGGTGATTCTTGCGGAACATTTGGCCCCGTGCTAAAAGGAGCATCGGTAATAATGCCTCTAAAACGGGCAAGTTCGGTGCTGTACAGCAAATTTTCGTTTATCAAAAAACTCCAAATTTGAAATTCGTTTTCAAAACACCATTCAATTTTCCCTTTTTCGTAACCAATTTTTAGCGAATCGGGCATTTCGGGCATTAGTCGGTCCATGGCATAAAGCAATTTACCCTCATAAATCATTTCGTCTAACAACCGTGATTGGCTGTTTTTTGATTTTTGAAACTGGGCATCAATCCATGCAAAAACGGCATTTCGGGTTATGTAATCTTTTCTGAATGTCCGTATTTTATATTCGGGAAGTTCTAAACTTGGGCTTTTATAGGGTGCAAAATCATCGCCTAAATAGTAATCCAAACTCACATATATAGCCGAGTCTAACAGAATATTTTGAGAGTACAATTGGGTGATTGCAGTGTTGAAAGTGGGTATTACAAGACTTGGAAAGTAATGATGATAGTAGCTAAAGGCCGAGTTGAGTTCTTTTTGTAAAAAATCCAGATTCTCAAAAGTTGAATCTACTGCATTGAACAAATGTTCAATGTCTTTAAAATGTAAAAATCGAATGTAAGCATCTGCCTGCTCTGGCACCGAATATCGGATGCCGCCAGTAACATGTCGCATAATTTCATTTTTGTAAAGGCTAATAAAATTGGAATCTAATTGGTCAAGTGCCACGTAGTCTTGCTCGGTTTCAACCGAAAAAAGTTTTTTTTCGAGCCGATTGAGTTTTACCTCAACTTTTTCTTCCTTTAAGTCTAAAATGTGTTTGTTCTTTTTTTTACAACCAGAAAAAAGTAGGGTTGAAAGCAAGAATAAACTTAAAATGAATCCAATATTTTTTGATTTTTTTATCATTTTTGTCGCACAATTCAATTGCAAAGTTATGAAGATGAAAAGAATAACATCCATCGGTTTTATAGTTATGTTGCTTTCTGTTTTTACCCTATCAAACGCACAAGAGCAACGTTTTCGTTTAGGAATGAAATTTTCGGGAAATCTTTCTTGGATTTCACCTGTTACCTCCAACATAAAAAGAGTGGGAACCTCCGTAGGATACAGCTATGGGTTGATGGGTGATTATAATTTCCAAAAGTATTATGCGTTGAGCAGCGAATTGCTTTTTACCAATATTGCCGGAACCATTCAGCACACAGATTTGTTGAATTATACCGACTCTGTAAAGGGGAAGTCTAGTTTCAGAGATGTAAAATACGAATACAAAACGCAGTATGTTCAGTTGCCTGTTTCCATAAAATTTAAAACCAAAGAGTTTGGATATTGGTCGTATTGGGTTCAATTCGGTATGGCTCCATCATTTCTTACTGTGGCAAAAGCCAATATTATTGGCCAATCATTGCCGTTTGACGAAACAGAAGGCATAAGAGTTAACAAAAAACAAAACGATAAATACCAGTTTGACGATTTTAATGACAAAGTGTTTTTATTGAGATTGCCCATGATAATTGGAGGTGGTTTTGAATATAGCCTTGCCGGAAATACATCGCTATATGCCGGTATCAGACTCGACCAAAACTTCGCGGATATGTTTGCAGCCGACAAATCAGTAATTGGCAAAAACAATTTCGTGAGCCTCAATCTTGGGGTTTTCTTCTAAATTTGGCCAATGAAAATTGTACTTGCTCAACTAAACTATACCATTGGCGACATATCAGGAAACACGGCTAAAATGCTGGCTCAAATAGAGCAGGCAAAAAAAGACAAGGCTGATTTAGTGGTTTTTTCTGAGCTGAGCATTTGCGGATACATTCCCAAAGATATGCTCAACTACAATAGTTTTATTGATAGATGTTGGCATGCAATCGATGAGTTGAAGCAAGCCACAGGTGATATTGCCATTTTGGTGGGTGCTCCGGTATTTTCTGGCTTAAAAAAGGGAAAGAGACTTTACAACTCAGCATTATTCATACATCAAAAAAAAATAGCATATCAAATAAACAAAACGCTATTGCCCACCTACGATATTTTTGATGAGTATCGATATTTTGAACCAAATAGCAGCTTTCAACTGATTGATTTTAAGGGGGTAAAGATTGCTGTTACTATTTGCGAAGACTTGTGGAATTTGGATGAACCATTTTTGTATGGGCAAAATCCGATGGATGAACTTATTGGGCAAAAACCGGATTTGATGATTAATCTTTCCGGCTCGCCATATAGCTACAACCATGTGGATGAGCGGAAAGACAGGATGGTTCAAAATGCCAAACATTATGGACTTCCGTTGGTCTATGTCAATCAGGTGGGAGCAAACACCGATATTTTGTTCGACGGTGGCTCCATGTTTATAAACCGAACAGGCGAAATAGCCGAAGAACTCAAGTATTTTGAAGAAGACTATCGCTGCATTGATTGGCACAAAGACCGAATTTATCAAGACAATAGCCAAGATTATCACGATGAGGATATAGAGCTGATACACGATGCTTTGGTTATGGGTATCAGAGACTATTTTGGCAAAATGGGTTTTAAAAAAGCCTTGCTTGGCTCCAGCGGAGGAATTGATTCGGCAGTAATAAATGCTCTGGCAGTAAGGGCTTTGGGAGCAGAAAATGTTTTGGCGGTGCTTTTACCTTCCAAATATTCATCGGAAGGCTCGGTAGTAGATGCCGAAAAATTGGCCAAAAATTTGGGTTGTCCATATACCATTGTTCCCATAAAAAATATGGTTGATGTGGTGGAACAAACCTTACAACCCCAGTTTGAGGGATATACAGTGGATGTGACCGAAGAGAATATTCAGGCCAGAAGCCGAGGATTGCTGCTTATGGCCATGAGCAACAAATTTGGAAGTATTTTGCTGAACACAAGCAATAAAAGCGAGACCGCCGTAGGTTATGCCACCTTATATGGCGATATGTGTGGAGGTCTATCGGCCATCGGCGATTTGTATAAAATGCAGGTGTATGAAATGGCTCGTTACATCAACAAAAACAGTGAAATTATTCCGGAAGAAATAATAAACAAAGCTCCAAGTGCCGAGCTACGCTTCGACCAAAAAGACAGCGATTCGTTGCCACCTTATGAACTGTTGGATAAAATTTTATTCCAATACATTGAAAGACAAAAGGGCTGGCAAGAAATTGTGCAGATGGGTTTTGAAGAAGCCACCGTGCGAAAAGTAGTTAAACTGGTTGACCGCAATGAATACAAACGGTTTCAAGCTGCACCTATTTTAAGAATTTCCAACCTTTCATTTGGTGTAGGCCGACAAATGCCGCTGGTGGCAAGGTTTAATAATTAAATTTCGTGAAAGCCTTTTTGCATAAAAACCCAGATTTTTTGATTCATCTGGGGTTTTTAATGCTGATGTGTATGAGCCTTTTTTTTTGGCAGGAAAGGTTGTATGCAGATTCGGCCTACTACACATTTCGGGTTATAAACGAAGGTAAATTTTGGGTCGAACATCATCGGTATATTTTGGGATTTTCCCAATTTTTTACGCTTATTGCCGTAAAACTTCACTTCCCTTTAAAAACAATTTTGGTACTCACTTCGGTAGGTCATGTCGTTTTTTTTTATGGTATTTATTTGTGGTGTCGATATGGATTGCAAAACCCCACAGCAGGCATTCTTTTACTAATGATTCAAGTTTTAGGCATAGCTCAAGGCTTTTTCGTACCCATGTTTGAGCTTTATTATGCTGCTGCACTTATTGTCCTTTTTTTTAGTATTCTCCGCAAAAAAGAAACGCCCGGATATATCGTTTTGTCGAGTGTTTTGTTGGTAATCATAGCCACAGCCCACTTTAATGCCATGTTGTTATTTGTCTTCTTTTTAGCACTGCATTTCATAGAAAATAACTATCAGTTTAGGTGGTATTATGTGGTATTTGGCAGTGTATTGGTTGGCACTTTTTTGGTAAAAAGTCAATTTCAAAGCCATTACGAAATGGCCAAAACGCAATCTTTTTTAAATAATCTTTCCATTAGGCATTTTAGCGGTAAGGCTCTCACCTCGTGGGGTGTTTTTCTAATGAAAAATTATTCTTTCCCATTGGCCATTTTCGCATGGATTGTGTATGTAATGTTGCAAAAAAAGAAAATCGTTTTGGCATGGGTTTATATGATTGGCGTGCTTTCTTTTCTTGCAATGGCTCACATTTCTCATCCCGAATTAATTCATACCAGATATCAGGAGCAGGTTTATTTCGCTTTTTGCTTTGCTGTTGGGTGGGCAGCAGTTTTGATATGGCCGCACATAAAATCAACGACAAAAAATACTTTTATTTTTGCAATATTCTCCGTCGGAATCGTCAGTATTTTGTGGGCTTCCAAAACATTTGTTGGCCGTACAAAAGAGATGAATTCTTTGGTAGAGAGGTCTTTGGAAAATCCGGCACAATCAAAATGGGTGGTAAATCAAAACCAATTGATGTATGAAACCAATTGGTCATACCCCATAGAAACCATGCTCTATTCTTCTGCCATTAAAAAGAAAACAATCACAATTTGCACGCTTGAAGATGTTGAATATAATGAGAATGGGAAGAAATTGGTTGATGATAACTATTTGTTTCGAAAATGGGAGCTGTATGACCAAAAGAGCTTAAATCGGGAGTATTTTGAACTTTCGCAGCAACCGTACAAGCCGATTTCTTTGCCCAATAAATAGTATATTGTAAAAACTAAACCGAACTAAAAAATAATCAAATATTTAGTATAAGTGTTTTAATATCAATGCTTTGTGTATGTGGTTTGATTTTTGCGGCAAACAATGCACTTAGCAGAAACATTATGAAAACAAAATTACTTCTCACCATTATTGTCTTTTTGAGTAATTGCCTATTCGGATTTTCTCAAACAATAGACCAAATCAAAAAAGCATCGGATGAACACAATGCCCCAAAGAAAACTCCAAAATCAAGTGAAGATGGAAACTCGAGTGATTATTATGAAGAGCCTCCACAAACACAAGTAGAGGAGGAGGAAGAAGAGGAAGAGTCCGTATCCGACAATAATTATTATGTTTATAGACAAAGAACGCCACGGCCACCGAGGCCTCCACGAATAAAATATAGTGATACTGCACAAAATTATAAGCCAAACGGTGGTTCGGTTGCTTTTCGATATACGCTCGACAATAGAAATTTATCTATCGGAGTGTTGGAGGCAAAATTCCATATTGGGGCACTTCAATTACGAATTAGGGAAAATATGCTCACTGAATTCCACCCCGACAAAACGGATCATTACAATACATTGGATTTGCAATTGTTTGGTTTTCAGACAAGAAGCAACGAGCCATTTGGCATTGCAGCAGGCATTGGCGTGATGAATGAACAATACTCGGGTAAGGCTTATTTTGAAATGACGGAGGAAATTAGGATGGATTTTACTCCCAAACTCGGTTTCGAAATTTGTGGCCGGCAGGCATTTAATAAGGGTGTCACGGTTCGTGTGGAGTGGAACAGTTCCGTAAATGTACTGCTGTTAAAAAAACCGAGGTATAAGGTTAAGCTAAACGGAATCTATAATCTTGCAACATACTATGAAACAGTTGATTATACTAGTTTTTTATGCGGTCTAACCATGTCTCTTTAGATGTGGGAAGTATGCTTACTTTTGTTGGATATTCAAAAAAAGGAGTATTCTTCAAAACCTTTTTAAAAAATTATCGTCTTTGAAAAAGAAGAAAAGAGAAATGAAAAAAGTACTGTCCATAATTTTTTTATTCATGGCTACGGCGGTTGTCGCACAAGCACAAACCGAGAAGCCATTGTTGGGCGATAGCCCATGGCAAATTATAGTTTCTGATGATATAACCCTTCAGTCTGGAGTGTTTGTAGAATATGAATTTCCGGCGGATACAGGAT
This window contains:
- a CDS encoding acyltransferase is translated as MARKNSLIRLIKKIFIALDNSLFKLMVKLWYPAFENIYPGEVYYFQIIKRYFFFQKILRINGNVPWPVDFRSQVIDWQNIERNGKISMPGGSMGNYINATGGLTIGNNVIIGPNTIISTTNHSPHNHAKFASKMGVSIGDNVWIGGNCSIVAGAKIGNNVTVGAGCYIKTEIPDNSIVRQVKGNLEIVAKREA
- a CDS encoding PorT family protein, whose translation is MKRITSIGFIVMLLSVFTLSNAQEQRFRLGMKFSGNLSWISPVTSNIKRVGTSVGYSYGLMGDYNFQKYYALSSELLFTNIAGTIQHTDLLNYTDSVKGKSSFRDVKYEYKTQYVQLPVSIKFKTKEFGYWSYWVQFGMAPSFLTVAKANIIGQSLPFDETEGIRVNKKQNDKYQFDDFNDKVFLLRLPMIIGGGFEYSLAGNTSLYAGIRLDQNFADMFAADKSVIGKNNFVSLNLGVFF
- a CDS encoding DpnD/PcfM family protein — translated: METFKIEIQEFLSRIVEVKAKTKNEAISLVHEMYRNEEIVLDAGDYIATEIGEHVSE
- a CDS encoding restriction endonuclease, whose translation is MNLNFDTKLAERFRSSSQIARVLSENWVKDNSYCPCCGELPLIEFENNRPVADFYCKKCSEEFELKSKGGKLTKAITDGAYSKMIERISSENNPNFFFLTYSKNWSVNDFLIIPKQFFTPEIIIRRKPLAETARRAGWVGCNIDMSKIADAGKVFLVKNARAINQEIVKENFNRTLFLRAKSTDAKGWILDIMKCIDETKTDVFNLDEIYKFEQKLKLKYPNNNFIKDKIRQQLQILRDIGVIEFVGRGKYKKIKYGNI
- a CDS encoding 30S ribosomal protein S20, encoding MANHKSSIKRIRSNEVKNERNRYQHKTTRTWIKKVRTSTEKSEAEGLLKETFSMMDKLAKNNVIHKNKVANLKSSLTKHVNSL
- a CDS encoding oligosaccharide flippase family protein; translation: MPRSAAKNMIIYYPSYNFKNKPDLRPVSVFNFIKTDFLKNAGKLFGSAAIVQVLNLLLITPLLARLFSKEQHGDLTVFTSIISVCVAFCTLKFEHATMVESNDEKAQNLISLSLFINLLFVCLFYLFLFLFGGAFASFMGFSSVPFWFYLTPPAIYFTAGFDIFNIWWNREKRYTKISSNRLLNFSSKSAYQLFHGFLFANKNNGLILGHILGQIISFVAYLPKNFALFLKPHVAPFRQLAKQYKSFAIWLTPSALINVLGTQLPVFIILMFFDRETNGLYGNALKLTYLPLTAVSFAISQVLYEQLARLKNNVAETQKLATNILRFQFFLAIIPVAVLVVWGDVLTPFLLGETWQDAGPMVQILALFSFAMYISSPFASAFEVQNRIHLQFVYTSLFTLLGCVGLYVSLHYFHNILGGLLVFTACSSIVRIAMLINCFHLLKTKIVGQVLVGLSLLAAVIFVLQGVRFYWG
- a CDS encoding mechanosensitive ion channel codes for the protein MKNGDLGHTIYHFFIRQGFSENAAQNLNLWVLLIITVVFIILSDYVFRKLFVAVFHRFAAKTKTELDDFMVANKVPHQLAHILPLVIAFKVAPLVFSDFEPYRAFADKALHISVVVVILLLVRSFFRTFRDYFKTLDNLKDKPIDSYIQVIMMVAWIMGILTIFAIVTGISFFKFITTLGAASAIIVLIFKDTILGFVASIQVSINDMVHIGDWVTFEKFGADGDVIEINLATVKVQNFDKTITTIPTYSLIADSFRNWRGMMEADGRRIKRAIKLRQNSVHFLTPKEVNKLKRIDLIAEYLTHRQDEINHFNEKNEIDKSEIINGRNLTNLGVFRKYVENYIRHHSAINKEMTIMVRHLEPTLEGIPVEIYAFSKDKRWENYEHIMADIFDHIIAAVPIFGLELFELNSRTN
- a CDS encoding NAD+ synthase, with translation MKIVLAQLNYTIGDISGNTAKMLAQIEQAKKDKADLVVFSELSICGYIPKDMLNYNSFIDRCWHAIDELKQATGDIAILVGAPVFSGLKKGKRLYNSALFIHQKKIAYQINKTLLPTYDIFDEYRYFEPNSSFQLIDFKGVKIAVTICEDLWNLDEPFLYGQNPMDELIGQKPDLMINLSGSPYSYNHVDERKDRMVQNAKHYGLPLVYVNQVGANTDILFDGGSMFINRTGEIAEELKYFEEDYRCIDWHKDRIYQDNSQDYHDEDIELIHDALVMGIRDYFGKMGFKKALLGSSGGIDSAVINALAVRALGAENVLAVLLPSKYSSEGSVVDAEKLAKNLGCPYTIVPIKNMVDVVEQTLQPQFEGYTVDVTEENIQARSRGLLLMAMSNKFGSILLNTSNKSETAVGYATLYGDMCGGLSAIGDLYKMQVYEMARYINKNSEIIPEEIINKAPSAELRFDQKDSDSLPPYELLDKILFQYIERQKGWQEIVQMGFEEATVRKVVKLVDRNEYKRFQAAPILRISNLSFGVGRQMPLVARFNN